The Dyadobacter subterraneus genome window below encodes:
- a CDS encoding C40 family peptidase — protein MQNLIQRTVLISLFLCAVLLSNFANAKTVTPPKTAADTLNPIESLVSFADKHLHIRYRSGGSSKKGFDCSGFVRYCFSKWDILLPHSSAAQSEKGEQIDLSEARKGDLIFFKGHSSKDSRVGHVGIITEIAPGYVRFIHSAWNGGVRYDLLSADYYQKRFVAIRRMIN, from the coding sequence ATGCAGAATTTGATTCAACGTACCGTTCTTATAAGCCTGTTTCTTTGCGCTGTTTTATTGTCAAATTTTGCAAACGCAAAAACTGTAACTCCTCCAAAAACAGCTGCTGATACGCTCAACCCAATTGAATCTCTGGTTTCTTTTGCCGATAAACATCTTCATATCCGTTACCGCTCGGGCGGTTCATCCAAAAAAGGTTTTGATTGTTCCGGTTTTGTGCGCTATTGTTTTAGCAAATGGGATATTCTTTTGCCGCATTCAAGCGCAGCTCAATCTGAAAAAGGTGAACAAATTGATCTTTCCGAGGCACGAAAAGGTGATTTGATTTTTTTTAAAGGTCACAGTTCAAAAGATTCTCGCGTAGGGCATGTTGGAATAATTACCGAAATAGCCCCGGGATATGTACGTTTCATACATTCTGCCTGGAATGGCGGTGTACGTTACGATCTGCTGAGTGCTGATTATTACCAAAAACGCTTCGTAGCCATCCGGCGAATGATTAACTGA
- a CDS encoding AIR synthase-related protein → METTDRYLQRGVSASKEDVHKAIENIDKGLYPKAFCKIVPDTLAGDPEYCTIMHADGAGTKTSLAYLYWKETGDISVWKGIAQDAIVMNTDDLLCVGATGPMLYSSTIDRNKNRIPGEVIAEVINGAEEILDMLRSYGVEIYSTGGETADVGDLVRTVTVNSTVIARMKRSEVVDNANIQAGDVIVGLASYGQSNYETSYNGGMGSNGLTSARHDVLGKYLAEKYPESFDPEVNSNLIYSGSKKLTDAVEGTDLNVGQLILSPTRTYAPVAKALLDELRPQIHGMVHCSGGGQTKILHFVDNLHIIKDNLLPVPPLFRLIQEESKTSWQEMYKVFNMGHRLEIYLSEENAARVIEISQSFGIEAQIIGRVEASPVKKLTITSEAGTFYYE, encoded by the coding sequence ATGGAAACCACCGACCGTTATTTGCAACGCGGCGTATCTGCATCGAAAGAAGACGTACACAAGGCAATCGAGAATATTGACAAGGGCTTATATCCAAAAGCTTTTTGCAAAATTGTTCCTGATACGCTCGCCGGAGATCCGGAATATTGCACCATCATGCACGCGGACGGAGCGGGTACCAAAACTTCGCTGGCGTATTTGTATTGGAAAGAAACCGGTGATATTTCTGTCTGGAAAGGAATTGCACAGGATGCTATTGTAATGAACACGGATGATTTATTGTGTGTAGGCGCAACAGGTCCGATGCTTTATTCATCCACGATTGACAGAAATAAAAACCGTATTCCGGGTGAAGTTATCGCTGAGGTGATCAACGGTGCTGAGGAAATTCTGGATATGCTGCGCAGTTATGGCGTTGAAATATATAGTACCGGCGGTGAAACTGCTGATGTTGGAGATTTGGTGCGGACAGTTACTGTGAACAGTACAGTTATTGCCAGAATGAAGAGATCAGAAGTAGTGGATAACGCCAACATCCAGGCTGGTGACGTCATCGTTGGTCTGGCTTCTTACGGTCAGTCGAACTACGAAACTTCTTATAACGGAGGTATGGGCAGCAACGGACTGACCTCTGCACGTCATGACGTTTTAGGGAAATATCTTGCTGAAAAATATCCTGAAAGTTTTGATCCCGAAGTTAACAGCAATCTGATTTACAGTGGTTCAAAAAAACTGACAGATGCTGTTGAAGGAACGGATCTAAATGTGGGTCAATTAATTCTTTCTCCAACAAGAACATATGCTCCCGTAGCCAAAGCATTACTTGATGAACTTCGTCCGCAGATCCACGGCATGGTACATTGCAGCGGCGGCGGACAAACCAAGATTTTACATTTTGTTGATAATCTGCATATTATAAAAGATAATTTACTTCCCGTTCCACCTTTGTTCCGTTTAATACAGGAAGAAAGCAAAACTTCGTGGCAGGAAATGTATAAGGTTTTTAACATGGGTCATCGTTTGGAGATTTATTTATCCGAAGAAAATGCAGCCCGTGTTATTGAAATTTCACAATCATTTGGAATCGAAGCGCAGATTATCGGAAGGGTAGAAGCTTCTCCGGTTAAAAAACTGACGATTACGAGTGAGGCTGGGACGTTTTACTACGAATAA
- a CDS encoding Fic family protein — MHKTIPLLPFKQDVETKAILKKVAKAHQALAELKGIAKSIPNEAILINTLSLQEAKDSSAIENIITTHDELYQSNALTQQFASIGAKEVFNYSKALQYGFQIVKETGILTNGYILQIQSEIEGNTAGFRKLPGTSLKNNQTGEVIYMPPQHPDEIVRLMDNLEHFINDDELSDLDPLVKMAIIHHQFESIHPFYDGNGRTGRIINILYLVKQDLLNLPILYLSRYINLNKRKYYQLLQEVRNDGNWESWIMFILEGIESVSKQTIVLLGDIKNQMQNYKNEIRSNLPKIYSQDLLNNLFRHPYTKIEFVSDELAVSRQTASKYLDELQKIGLISKVKLGKENYYVNNALYKLLINVNA; from the coding sequence ATGCATAAGACAATTCCATTACTTCCATTTAAGCAGGATGTTGAGACAAAGGCAATTTTGAAAAAAGTTGCAAAAGCGCATCAGGCATTAGCTGAGTTAAAAGGTATTGCTAAAAGTATACCTAACGAAGCGATATTGATCAATACACTTTCTTTGCAGGAAGCGAAAGACAGTTCAGCGATTGAAAATATTATAACTACCCATGATGAATTATATCAGAGTAATGCGCTTACCCAACAATTTGCGAGCATTGGTGCGAAAGAAGTATTTAATTACTCAAAAGCACTACAATATGGTTTTCAAATTGTGAAGGAAACTGGTATTCTTACAAATGGCTATATTCTTCAGATACAAAGTGAAATTGAAGGTAACACGGCAGGTTTTAGAAAGCTTCCAGGAACCTCTTTAAAAAATAATCAGACTGGTGAAGTCATATACATGCCACCGCAGCATCCTGATGAAATTGTCAGATTGATGGACAATTTGGAGCATTTTATCAATGATGATGAGTTGAGTGATTTAGATCCATTAGTGAAAATGGCTATTATTCATCATCAATTTGAAAGTATTCATCCTTTTTATGATGGAAATGGGCGAACCGGACGGATTATTAATATTCTTTATCTTGTTAAACAAGATCTTTTAAACTTGCCAATTTTATATCTCAGCAGGTATATCAATCTCAATAAAAGAAAATACTACCAATTGTTACAAGAGGTAAGGAATGATGGTAATTGGGAAAGCTGGATTATGTTTATTCTTGAAGGTATTGAGAGTGTTTCAAAGCAAACCATAGTTTTGTTAGGAGATATAAAGAACCAAATGCAGAATTATAAAAATGAAATACGATCAAATTTACCCAAAATTTATAGTCAGGATCTTTTAAATAATTTGTTCAGACATCCCTATACAAAAATAGAGTTCGTTTCAGATGAATTAGCAGTCTCTCGACAAACTGCATCTAAATATTTAGATGAATTACAAAAAATAGGATTAATAAGTAAGGTGAAATTAGGTAAAGAGAATTACTATGTGAATAATGCTTTATACAAATTATTGATCAATGTTAACGCATAA
- a CDS encoding PQQ-dependent sugar dehydrogenase, with protein MEKFNLKKRIVNLSVLVLICLLLCKNQSFSQPTIYFKSVISSGLNSPIQLVNAGDGTNRIFIVEKGGTIKVFNSAFTSLGTFLTVDGVLNSGEQGLLSMAFHPDYETNGTFFVYYNNLDGNLEIARYKVNPGNANLANEGSKTIVKTILHPDQPNHNGGELHFGSDGYLYLSIGDGGGGDDPNNNAQNPTRLLGKILRIAVNTTDVGPIYTNPADNPYPDGNGGKNEVFATGLRNPFRWSFDSGTGDMWIGDVGQGAREEINHRTAATLSAANYGWGCYEGTLTHNNADCIPNAQYHFPIHEYVTNSAAGNSVVGGVVYRGTLHPEMQGYYIGGDFKSGNLHIIGPVSGTITTTVRTSTITDVADFGEAENGEIYAVALTSGAVYNLTPQNPLPVDLISFTGVSGNEGVRLNWKTAMEKDFRQFDVEYSTNAKSFSQVGSVYPKNSVTGSEYQFFHSVNSAQTLYYRLKMVDQDDSFKYSTIISIDSGNENVSANFVRPSLIDSKMMHLLIEEPFNSFELVSANGNVLMRKDITNESGDLNIPVESVSSGMYIVRLQGNERILNQKVLIVK; from the coding sequence ATGGAAAAATTCAACCTGAAAAAAAGGATTGTAAACCTGTCAGTCCTGGTGCTTATTTGCTTGCTGCTTTGCAAAAATCAAAGTTTTTCACAGCCAACAATTTATTTTAAGTCTGTAATTTCCAGTGGATTAAATTCTCCAATACAACTTGTCAATGCTGGTGACGGAACAAATCGAATTTTTATTGTCGAAAAAGGAGGTACTATTAAAGTATTTAATTCAGCTTTTACCTCACTTGGTACTTTTCTCACCGTTGACGGAGTTTTAAATAGTGGCGAGCAAGGGCTGTTAAGTATGGCCTTTCACCCTGACTATGAAACGAACGGGACATTTTTTGTTTATTACAACAATCTTGACGGCAATCTGGAAATAGCCCGATATAAAGTAAATCCCGGAAATGCTAATCTGGCTAATGAGGGATCAAAAACCATTGTAAAAACGATTCTCCATCCTGATCAGCCAAACCATAATGGGGGTGAACTTCATTTTGGCAGTGATGGATATTTGTATCTGTCAATTGGTGATGGCGGCGGCGGTGATGATCCTAATAATAATGCACAGAATCCAACCAGACTTCTTGGTAAAATTTTGAGGATTGCGGTCAATACAACCGATGTTGGGCCCATTTATACAAATCCTGCCGACAATCCTTATCCTGACGGAAACGGGGGTAAAAATGAAGTTTTTGCCACAGGATTAAGAAATCCTTTTCGGTGGAGTTTTGATAGCGGAACCGGCGACATGTGGATTGGAGATGTTGGACAGGGCGCTCGGGAAGAAATTAACCATCGTACTGCCGCTACCTTATCAGCTGCGAATTATGGCTGGGGTTGTTATGAGGGAACACTTACACATAATAATGCCGATTGTATACCTAATGCCCAATATCATTTTCCTATACATGAGTATGTTACAAACAGTGCCGCAGGCAATTCTGTCGTAGGCGGGGTTGTTTACAGGGGAACGCTACATCCGGAAATGCAGGGATATTATATCGGTGGTGATTTTAAGTCGGGCAATCTTCACATCATCGGGCCTGTAAGCGGGACTATTACAACAACCGTTCGAACTTCCACTATTACCGATGTTGCTGATTTCGGAGAGGCAGAAAATGGTGAAATTTATGCGGTTGCCTTAACATCCGGTGCCGTTTATAATCTTACACCACAGAATCCACTTCCAGTTGACCTGATCAGTTTCACAGGAGTTTCGGGCAATGAAGGTGTGAGATTGAACTGGAAAACTGCAATGGAGAAAGATTTCCGGCAGTTTGATGTTGAGTATAGTACCAATGCAAAATCATTTTCGCAGGTAGGAAGTGTATATCCTAAAAATAGCGTAACCGGAAGTGAGTATCAGTTTTTTCACTCTGTTAACAGCGCTCAAACGCTTTATTATCGTTTGAAAATGGTAGACCAGGACGATAGTTTCAAATATTCTACCATTATCAGTATCGATTCCGGCAATGAAAATGTCAGTGCAAATTTTGTGCGTCCCTCGTTAATAGATAGTAAAATGATGCACCTTTTGATTGAAGAACCTTTTAATTCTTTTGAACTTGTGAGTGCAAATGGAAATGTTTTGATGCGAAAAGATATTACCAATGAAAGCGGGGATTTGAATATTCCTGTTGAAAGTGTATCCTCCGGAATGTATATCGTAAGATTGCAGGGGAATGAGAGAATTTTAAATCAAAAAGTTTTGATTGTAAAATAA
- a CDS encoding WG repeat-containing protein yields the protein MIAKTSKFSLLFILLGVCIFVKANAAENPDWLKKYQEHEQFGNVYVVKTIERSGGAYASFLVDRNGNKLTPAYRDIGKFSNGLAEFVTFENHQGALGMHGYINKNGKIIIPAIYRGAGEFKNGITYVMYPKGKQFGLTYLDTLGKEIYKIPVELFPNDFLIGKAQAAYVAYHDCQEDFIWHVNGNLTTLNWDFGRYTEVDIKKAKEPFRFYYHGKFGIVDKNMILRVPVALDDIDLIYKHSGRGLARVRYGKKFGYVSSKTGEIVIPFLYDDTQKPSLGRYWVKKGNKWGCINKKGETVIPFLYDYAGRFMDENRASVSLNGKFGHIDTTGKITTPIIYQSASYFKHGVAMIQLNNKYAYVDTTGKVITKTWFSEAEPFREEMVVTEKYGIFYDMSPDGNFQFKGFSSAWKATLIMILLSALLFIPYRFGFRFRKSRS from the coding sequence ATGATTGCCAAAACCAGTAAGTTTTCATTGCTTTTTATCCTCCTGGGCGTATGCATTTTTGTGAAAGCAAATGCTGCGGAAAATCCGGATTGGCTTAAAAAATATCAGGAGCATGAACAGTTTGGGAATGTATATGTTGTCAAAACGATAGAAAGATCGGGTGGGGCATACGCCAGTTTTCTGGTGGACAGAAATGGGAACAAGCTGACACCTGCTTACAGGGATATCGGTAAATTTTCAAATGGTCTTGCGGAATTCGTGACTTTTGAAAATCATCAGGGAGCGTTGGGAATGCATGGGTATATCAATAAAAACGGGAAAATAATTATTCCGGCGATTTATCGTGGCGCAGGAGAATTTAAAAATGGTATTACGTATGTCATGTATCCAAAAGGGAAACAATTCGGGCTGACTTATCTTGATACACTGGGAAAAGAGATTTATAAAATCCCCGTTGAGTTGTTTCCCAACGATTTTTTGATTGGCAAAGCACAGGCAGCCTATGTTGCTTACCACGATTGTCAGGAAGATTTTATCTGGCATGTAAACGGAAACCTGACGACACTAAACTGGGATTTTGGAAGATATACCGAGGTAGATATTAAAAAAGCAAAAGAACCATTTCGTTTTTATTATCACGGAAAATTCGGGATTGTTGATAAAAACATGATTTTACGTGTCCCGGTTGCATTGGATGATATTGATCTGATTTACAAACATTCCGGGCGAGGATTAGCGAGAGTCAGATACGGTAAGAAATTTGGTTATGTGAGTTCAAAAACGGGGGAAATAGTTATTCCGTTTTTATATGATGATACCCAAAAACCATCATTGGGCCGTTATTGGGTAAAAAAAGGAAATAAATGGGGTTGTATTAATAAGAAGGGAGAAACCGTTATTCCGTTTTTGTACGACTATGCCGGAAGGTTTATGGATGAAAACCGGGCCTCGGTTTCTCTCAATGGAAAATTTGGTCACATTGATACGACGGGAAAAATTACCACGCCGATTATTTATCAGTCTGCTTCCTATTTTAAACATGGCGTGGCGATGATTCAGCTGAATAATAAATACGCTTATGTTGATACGACCGGAAAAGTGATTACCAAAACCTGGTTTAGCGAGGCTGAACCTTTTAGGGAAGAAATGGTTGTGACAGAAAAATACGGGATTTTTTATGACATGTCACCTGACGGGAATTTTCAATTTAAAGGATTTTCTTCTGCCTGGAAAGCAACGTTAATTATGATACTTTTATCGGCCCTGCTGTTTATTCCGTACAGATTTGGTTTTAGGTTCAGGAAGTCCAGAAGCTGA
- a CDS encoding glycosyltransferase family 9 protein translates to MHILVTRVDAIGDVVLTLPLCGYIKQTFPGSKVAILARKYTKPVVDASDAVDTFIDYDEVFAMPKKEQTAFIKAFRFDAILHLITQPDLANLGKDAGIRKRVGTISRPYHWVTCNRLVWLRRKVSDDHEANLHFRLLRPLGGGKAPDKLWEYYHLKNFAALPDEFSALLKTDKFNIILHPKSNGNALEWKLDRFSELIDLLDPELFRVYITGSEKEHLELKSWLETLPKHVVDLTGKLPLDQLISFIHDADGLVAGSTGPMHLAAATGINTLGLFPKNRPKHAGRWGPIGRRASFIQTTTEDLDSISAEEVLQEIKKWEKITDN, encoded by the coding sequence ATGCATATTTTAGTTACCAGAGTGGATGCGATCGGAGATGTTGTTTTGACCCTTCCTCTTTGCGGTTATATAAAACAAACTTTCCCGGGCTCCAAGGTTGCAATTTTAGCAAGAAAATACACCAAACCGGTGGTAGATGCCAGTGATGCGGTAGACACTTTCATTGATTATGATGAAGTGTTTGCGATGCCTAAAAAAGAGCAGACAGCATTTATCAAAGCGTTTAGATTTGATGCGATTTTGCACTTGATAACTCAGCCCGATCTGGCCAATTTGGGCAAAGATGCTGGCATTCGTAAAAGGGTTGGTACCATTAGCCGTCCTTACCACTGGGTTACTTGTAACAGGCTGGTATGGTTACGTAGAAAAGTATCCGACGATCATGAAGCTAACCTTCACTTTCGACTGCTTCGTCCGTTGGGAGGTGGTAAAGCTCCTGACAAATTGTGGGAATATTATCACCTTAAAAATTTCGCAGCTTTACCGGATGAATTTTCGGCATTGCTTAAAACGGATAAGTTCAATATCATTTTGCATCCGAAATCCAACGGAAATGCATTGGAATGGAAATTAGATCGTTTTTCGGAATTAATTGATTTACTTGATCCCGAGCTTTTTCGTGTATATATCACAGGCTCCGAAAAGGAACATCTGGAATTAAAATCCTGGCTGGAAACTTTACCAAAACATGTTGTAGACTTAACGGGAAAACTCCCGCTTGATCAACTAATTTCTTTCATACATGATGCCGACGGGCTGGTTGCCGGAAGTACTGGTCCAATGCACCTCGCAGCAGCAACAGGAATAAATACCCTGGGTTTATTTCCAAAAAACAGACCAAAACATGCCGGAAGGTGGGGTCCAATCGGACGTCGGGCAAGCTTTATACAGACAACCACAGAAGATCTTGACAGTATTTCGGCAGAGGAAGTGTTGCAGGAAATAAAAAAATGGGAAAAGATTACAGATAATTAA
- a CDS encoding glycosyl hydrolase family 18 protein, translated as MKCSLKIKQLNLENISFTSVISILFCGLLFLLISCSKKSITIDNSKSTFRVIGYLPGRENLVQSANTIDYSKITHLNIAFINPDSSGTLQGTENLNAVAAIAHSKNVKIMASIGGGGAPKYYPSFLIGDKKSKLITDLVNLAVESNLDGIDVDLEGDLIDANYENFVIDLAAQLKLKNKMITAAIATVYKDQFSDKALAQFDFVNIMSYDRTGPWNPSKPGPHAPYEMAVEDVEYWNKTRGITKEKLSLGVPFYGYGFGGTAPESISWKTLLLNYPNAVQTDEFNVNGGTIYYNGIPTIRKKTALALEKTGGIMIWQLLQDDNGAKSLLGNIDEVIHTKEK; from the coding sequence ATGAAATGCTCATTGAAAATAAAACAGTTAAACCTGGAAAATATTTCTTTCACTTCAGTTATTTCAATACTGTTTTGCGGGTTGCTTTTTCTATTAATATCATGCAGTAAAAAATCAATTACGATCGATAATTCCAAATCCACCTTCCGAGTCATCGGCTATTTACCGGGGAGGGAAAATCTGGTACAATCCGCTAATACCATTGATTATAGTAAAATAACGCATTTGAATATTGCCTTTATCAATCCTGATTCTTCCGGAACCTTGCAGGGAACAGAAAATCTGAACGCAGTTGCCGCAATTGCGCATTCAAAAAATGTCAAAATAATGGCATCCATCGGCGGAGGAGGCGCTCCCAAATATTATCCTTCGTTTTTAATTGGGGATAAAAAGTCAAAACTGATAACAGATCTTGTAAATCTGGCTGTCGAAAGCAATCTGGATGGCATTGATGTGGACTTGGAAGGCGACCTTATTGATGCAAATTATGAAAACTTTGTAATCGATCTGGCGGCACAGTTAAAACTTAAAAACAAAATGATAACTGCTGCTATCGCAACGGTTTACAAAGATCAGTTTTCCGATAAAGCGTTGGCACAATTCGATTTTGTCAATATCATGTCTTACGACAGAACCGGTCCGTGGAATCCATCAAAACCAGGTCCGCATGCGCCTTATGAAATGGCCGTCGAAGATGTTGAGTATTGGAATAAAACACGTGGTATCACAAAAGAAAAACTGAGTCTGGGCGTTCCGTTTTATGGATATGGTTTTGGAGGAACAGCACCTGAAAGTATTTCGTGGAAAACCCTTTTGCTCAATTATCCAAATGCTGTTCAAACAGATGAATTCAACGTAAACGGCGGTACAATTTATTACAACGGAATTCCAACAATTCGTAAAAAAACTGCACTAGCTTTGGAGAAAACAGGAGGAATTATGATCTGGCAATTGTTGCAGGACGACAACGGGGCAAAATCGCTGTTGGGAAATATAGATGAAGTGATTCATACAAAAGAAAAATAA
- a CDS encoding serine hydrolase domain-containing protein, giving the protein MKALPKKLLWTLLIVLVTILIYTLLPRVWYKKSTYGTELPQSSLLPAAIKNNLSKFITDTAQNAQAVVVLHNEKIILEAGDTEKLINCHSARKSMMSVLFGIAKEKGFLTLNETLGQLGIDESKMPLTAQEKSATIRDLLMARSGVYLPAEAETDFAKAHRPKREQYKPGEFFFYNNFDFNVLGAILEKKTGKTIGEFMEKYLAQPLGMQEFAPSNIVYGNPWPVRSDNSDYRVYWMFLSARDFARVGALVAQKGKWNNKQIVSAQWIEESTKMYTDSLDESMWPFDGYSYLWWLDKDNNTIWADGYGGQFLLIDTTRNLVLSQRNFTGNSLITSGLFQLKKKRDGSRRQLMYVYDHLKNYIKPNN; this is encoded by the coding sequence ATGAAAGCCCTGCCTAAAAAATTGTTGTGGACCTTACTTATAGTTTTGGTTACTATTCTTATCTATACTTTATTACCGAGAGTTTGGTATAAGAAAAGCACTTACGGAACAGAACTTCCCCAATCTTCGCTATTGCCAGCAGCCATAAAAAACAATTTATCAAAATTCATCACAGATACTGCGCAAAATGCCCAGGCCGTGGTTGTTTTGCACAACGAAAAAATAATTCTGGAAGCAGGTGATACTGAAAAACTTATCAACTGCCATTCCGCCCGGAAAAGTATGATGAGCGTTTTATTTGGTATAGCAAAAGAAAAGGGATTTTTGACGCTGAATGAAACATTGGGCCAGCTAGGAATTGATGAAAGTAAAATGCCACTGACCGCGCAGGAAAAATCTGCGACTATCCGGGATTTATTAATGGCACGCTCGGGCGTATACCTTCCGGCGGAAGCCGAAACTGATTTTGCAAAGGCGCACCGGCCAAAAAGAGAGCAATACAAACCGGGAGAATTTTTCTTTTATAATAATTTCGATTTCAATGTCCTTGGTGCTATTCTTGAAAAAAAGACAGGGAAAACAATTGGTGAGTTTATGGAAAAGTACCTGGCTCAACCGCTAGGAATGCAGGAATTTGCACCTTCAAATATTGTCTACGGAAATCCATGGCCGGTCCGGAGCGACAATTCTGATTACCGGGTTTACTGGATGTTTCTCAGCGCCCGTGATTTCGCCAGAGTTGGTGCATTGGTAGCGCAAAAAGGGAAGTGGAATAATAAGCAAATTGTTTCGGCCCAATGGATTGAAGAAAGTACAAAAATGTATACTGATAGCCTTGATGAAAGTATGTGGCCGTTTGACGGTTATTCCTATCTGTGGTGGCTGGATAAAGATAATAACACAATCTGGGCAGATGGATATGGCGGACAATTTCTGCTCATTGACACAACCAGAAATCTTGTTTTATCACAGAGAAATTTCACAGGAAATTCTTTGATTACCTCAGGATTATTTCAATTGAAAAAGAAAAGGGATGGGAGTAGGAGACAGCTTATGTATGTGTATGATCATTTGAAAAATTATATCAAACCCAATAACTAA
- a CDS encoding DUF1801 domain-containing protein: MTKNNPDVDSYIAAFPKEIQKLLEEMRQTIRKVAPDAEEKIGYGIPTFTLNGNLVHYAAFKNHIGFYPAPRGLEAFKKELSGYKGAKGSVQFPFDKPLPLDLVAKITKYRIEQNLAKADSKSKKKTPVKPPKLSDKEQVTEHIQKLDPELGKVIEAIRKIILSTDKEIAEHIKWNNPSFYYTGEMKPFEPKEYKRDIVVMNLHKGRIMLVFPSGARVKDTTGFLEGDYKDGRRTVVFKDLDDVKSKEKTLKSVVKEWLSLVEK, translated from the coding sequence ATGACAAAAAACAATCCTGATGTTGACAGCTACATCGCCGCCTTTCCAAAGGAAATCCAAAAGCTTTTGGAAGAAATGCGTCAGACAATCCGGAAAGTTGCACCGGATGCGGAAGAAAAAATCGGTTATGGAATACCGACATTTACTTTGAATGGGAATCTGGTTCATTATGCTGCTTTCAAAAATCACATTGGATTTTATCCCGCACCCCGCGGACTGGAAGCTTTTAAGAAAGAATTGTCAGGATATAAAGGTGCGAAAGGATCGGTCCAGTTTCCATTTGACAAACCACTGCCGCTTGATTTGGTAGCAAAAATCACAAAATACAGAATTGAACAAAACCTGGCAAAAGCAGATTCAAAATCTAAAAAGAAAACACCCGTAAAACCTCCCAAACTTTCAGATAAAGAACAGGTCACAGAACATATTCAAAAACTGGATCCTGAATTAGGAAAAGTGATTGAAGCGATACGAAAAATCATTTTAAGTACCGACAAAGAAATTGCTGAACATATCAAATGGAATAATCCCAGCTTTTATTATACCGGCGAAATGAAACCGTTTGAGCCGAAGGAGTATAAAAGAGATATCGTTGTAATGAACCTGCACAAAGGAAGAATCATGCTCGTTTTCCCAAGCGGCGCCAGGGTTAAAGACACAACAGGATTTCTTGAAGGAGATTACAAAGATGGACGAAGAACGGTGGTTTTTAAGGATTTGGATGATGTGAAATCAAAAGAAAAAACTTTGAAAAGTGTGGTGAAGGAGTGGTTGAGTTTGGTGGAGAAGTAA
- a CDS encoding DUF433 domain-containing protein: MEIKTLVTIDKDILGGQPVFAGTRVPVETLFDHLEAGVSLDDFLEDFPTVSKSQAIAVLETANKFLTSKNIEQLYATVA; this comes from the coding sequence ATGGAAATTAAAACACTCGTTACAATAGACAAAGATATCTTAGGCGGTCAACCTGTCTTTGCGGGAACACGTGTGCCTGTTGAAACGCTGTTTGATCATTTGGAAGCGGGTGTTTCATTGGATGATTTTTTAGAAGATTTCCCGACTGTATCCAAAAGCCAGGCTATAGCAGTTCTTGAAACAGCAAATAAATTCCTTACTTCCAAAAATATCGAGCAGCTATATGCGACTGTTGCTTGA